GCCGAAGGCACCGACGCTCAACGGGAGCGCTTCGCGGTACCGACGCTGCGCGGTGAGATCGGGTGGTGCCAGCTGTTCTCCGAACCTGGTGCCGGCTCGGATCTGGCGGCCCTGACGACCAGGGCCACCAAGGTCGAGGGTGGCTGGCGGATCGACGGGCAGAAGGTGTGGACCTCCTCGGCGCAGCGCGCCGACTGGGGTGCGCTGCTGGCCAGGACCGACCCCGAGGCTGCCAAACATCGGGGCATCGGCTACTTCCTGGTCGATATGACCACCCCGGGCATCACCATCCGGCCGTTGCGAACCGCCAGCGGGGACGAGCATTTCAACGAGGTGTTCTTCGACGATGTCTTCGTGCCCGACGACATGCTGGTCGGCGAGCCGACCGCCGGATGGTCACATGCGCTGGCCACGATGGCCAACGAACGGGTGGCCATCGGCGCCTACGCCAAACAGGACAAGGAACGCGAGCTGCGGGCCCTGGCCCGCAGTGCCGGGCCCGGGGGAGTCGCGGTCCGCCAGGCGTTGGGCAGGGTGCGGGCCGCCACCAATGCCATCGGCGCGCTGGCGGTGCGAGACACCCTGCGCAGGCTCGCCGGACACGGGCCCGGCCCGGCGTCCAGCGTCGGCAAGGTCGGCACCGCACTGCTGGTGCGCCAAGTGACCGCCGACGCATTGGCCTTCAGCGGTCGTGCCGCCATGGTGGGTGGCGCCGACCATCCCGCAGTAGCCGACACGTTGATGATGCCTGCGGAGGTCATCGGCGGTGGCACCGTCGAGATCCAGCTCAATATCATCGCCACCATGATCCTCGGGCTACCGCGCGCATGACCACCGCCGACACCGAGCTGCCCGACTACAAGCGGGCCCGCCGGGCCCAGATCGTCGGTGCGGCACTGGATCTGCTGAAGTCACAGGACTATGAGCACATCCAGATGCGTGATGTCGCCGATCACGCCCGGGTCGCGCTGGGCACCCTGTACCGATACTTCAGCTCCAAGGAACACGTCTACGCCGCGGTCCTGATGCAGTGGGCGCAACCGGTTTTCGCCGCAGCGGAAGCGGATCTGCCTGCCACCGAACAGCAGGTCCGCGAGAAGATGCGCGGCATCATCACCAGCTTCGAACGCCGGCCGGCGTTCTTCAAGGTCTGCATGCTGCTGCAGAACACCACCGACGCCAACGCCCGCGACCTGATGGATCGATTCGCCACCGTCGCCCAGCGCACCCTGGCCACGGACTTCGCGTCGATGGGAGAACAGGAATCGGCCGACACCGCGATCATGGCCTGGGGCATCATCTCGACCATGCTGTCCGCGTCCATCCTGCGCGACCTGCCGATGGCAGACACCTACCGCGTTGTCGACGCGTTCGTTGATCTGATCGGTCCGCGGCTGTCCAGCGGGGCGAGCGAAGCGACGGGGGCAGGCCGGGACTGACGAAGCACCGGCGGCTCGTGCGCACGGACCGGGGGGAGCGGCTGCCCGTACCGTTGTACCTCGACGAGTACATGGGCGCCGGTGCACCCCTGCGCCAGCGACGAGGTGCCCACATCCTCGGTGAGCACATTCGGATTGCCGTGCACGCACAGTGAATCCGGGTCGGTGGGATCCAACGGGTCATACCAGGCACCGGTGGCGAGCTGGACCACCTTCGGGCGGATATCGGCATCGATGACCACCCCGGCCAGGCAGGCGCCACGATCGTTGAACACCCGCACCACATCGCCGTCGGCGAGCCCCCGCTCGGCCGCATCGGTCGGGTGGATCCGGATCGGTTCGCGGTCGGCCACTTTCGAGCCGCGGCTGACCGCGCCGATATCGAGCTGACTGTGCAATCGACTGCTCGGCTGGTTGGCCAGCAGATGCAACGGGTAATCGGCCGCACGCCGACCGCCCAGCCACTCGGTCGGCTCGAACCAGGCCGGGTGTCCGACGCAATCGGCGTAGCCGAACCCGTCGATATCCGCCGAGAAGATCTCGATGCGCCCACTGGGCGTGTGCAGCGGATGTGTCCGCGGATCGGCGCGGTAGTCGGCCAGCAGGGTCAGCCCGGACTCGGTGGGCAACCTGAGCTGACCGTCAGACCAGAACTGGTCGAAGGTGGGCACCGCGAAATCCAGTCCAGCCGACCATGTCTCATACATGTGCCGCAGCCACTGCCGCACGGTCCTACCCTCGGTGAACTGCTCGCCGACCCCGAGCCGCTCGGCCAATTCGGCGAAGGTCGTGTAGTCGTCCCGCGACTGCGCGTAGGGCTCGGCGAGTGCGGGCATCGCGACCAGCAGCGGGTCGTTCTTGGATCCGGAGTAGTCGTCACGTTCGTAGGCGGTGGTGGAGGGCACGACGATATCGGCGTGCTTGGCCATCGCCGTCCAGTACGGGTCGTGGACGACGACGGTGTCCGGCTTGGCGAGCGCGCGCCGCAACCGGCCGATGTTCTGGTGATGGTGGAACGGATTGCCGCCGGCCCAGTACACCAGCCGGATATCGGGATAGTTGAGCCGACGGCCGTTGTAGTCGAAGGGTTCACCCGGGTGCAGCAGCATATCGCTGACCGCCGCCACCGGAATGAAGGTGTGCACCCGGTTCGCGCCCTGCGGCAGCACCGGCAGCGGCTGGCGCAGCGGCGGCAGGCCCGGTTCGTTCATCGAACCGTACCCGTGTCCGAAACCCGCTCCGGGCACACCGATCTGGCCCAGCATGGCCGCCAATGTCAGACCCATCCAGGGTGCCTGTTCGCCGTGTCGGATGCGTTGCAGTGACCAGCTGACGGTGACCAGTGTGCGTCCGGCGGCCATCCGGTGCGCCAACGCGGTGATATCGGCGGCGGACAGTCCGCTGATCTCGGCCGCCCACGCCGGCGTCTTGGGCACCCCGCCGTCGGTCCCCAAGAGATAGCGCTCGAACCGGTCGTAGCCGGTGCAGTACCCCTCGAGGAATTCGCGGTCGGCCAGCCCCTCGGTGGCCAGCACATGCGCCAACCCCAACATGATCGCCACATCGGTTCCCGGCACGGGCGCGTGCCATTCGCATTCGCCCTCCACGTCATCGCGCAGCGGCGAGAACGACACGATACGGCCGCCACGATCGCGTAACCGGCGCAGTGCGTCGCGGGCCGGATGCGCCGACGTGCCACCGTGATTGATGCCGGTGTTCTTCAGTGCCAGCCCGCCGAAGGCCACCAGCAGATCCGTGTGCTCGACGATGACATCCCAGGACGTCGAACGTTTGAACAGGTCGTCATGGGTGCCCACGACGCGGGGCATGATCACCCCGGTGGCGCCCAGGCTGTACGAGTGCCGCGAGGAGGTGTATCCGCCGAGCAATTTGAGGAACCGATGCACCTGGCTCTGGGCGTGATGAAAGCGCCCCGCGCTGGCCCATCCATACGAACCGCCGTAGATGGCCTCGTTGCCGTGGGCGTCGATGACCCGTCGCAGTTCATCGGCCAGCAGTTCGGTGAGTTCTGGCCAACTGACCGCGATGAATTCGTCGGCACCGCGCCGTTCGCTGGGCCCGGGTCCGTCGCGCAGCCAGCCTGCCCGCACCGCCGGTCCCGTGATGCGGGAACGATGTCGCAGCGAGCCCGGAAGATTCCCCAGCAGGGGAGAAGGATCGGCGTCACCGAGGGCGGGCGTCACCGCCGTGATTTCGCCATCGACCACATCGGCGGAGAAATGGCCCCAGTGGGCGAGGCTGCTGCGTGGCACCGGGCCATCGTAGGGCGATCGACACCACGTTCGACCGACCAGCGACGTTCGACCAACCACCCGGTTGGTATATGTTGGTCGTCACCCAACCGATAACCAGTACCGGAGGTCACAGATGGGCGCCGTCAAATACGACCGCACCTTGTTCGAACCCGAGCATGACTTGTTCCGTGAGTCGTACCGTGCCTTCCTGGAGCGCCATGCCGCGCCCTTCCGGGAGGAATGGGAGAAGGCGAAGATCGTCGACCGCGAGGTGTGGCGAGAGGCCGGCAAGCAGGGCTTTCTTGGGATGGCGGTACCCGAGGAGTACGGCGGCGGCGGCAATCCGGACTTCCGCTACAACGTCGTCGTCACCGAGGAGACGAGCGCGGGCCGGCACAGCGGCCTCGGGTTCACCTTGCAGAACGATGTCATCGCGCCGTACTTGATCGAGCTGACCACCGAGGAGCAGAAGCAACGCTGGCTGCCCGGGTTCTGCAGCGGCGAATTGATCACGGCGATCGCAATGACCGAACCGGGCACCGGCAGCGACCTGCAGGGGATCAAGGCCCGCGCCGTCCGCGATGGTGACCACTACGTCCTCAACGGGTCGAAGACATTCATCACCAACGGTATTCACGCCGACCTCGTGATCGTGGTGGCCTGCACCGACCCAGACAAGGGCGCGCAGGGCTTCTCGCTGTTGGTCGTCGAGCGCGGTATGGAGGGCTTCGAGCGGGGCAGGCATCTGGACAAGATCGGTCTGGAGGCCCAGGACACCGCCGAGCTCTCGTTCACCGATGTGCGGGTGCCGGTCGAGAACCTCCTCGGTCAGGAGGGCATGGGGTTCCTCTACCTGATGCAGAACCTGCCTCAGGAGCGCATCAGTATCGCGATCATGGCGGCCGCGGCGATGGAGTCCGCGCTGGAGGAGACCCTGCAGTACACCAAGGAGCGCAAGGCCTTCGGTAAGCCGATCGGGAGCTTCCAGAACAGCCGGTTCCTGCTCGCCGAGCTGGCCACCGAGGCCACCGCGATCCGGGTCATGGTCGACGAGTTCATCAAACTGCACCTCGACCGGAAGCTGACCGTGGAGCAGGCCGCGATGGCCAAGTGGTTCAGCACCGAAGCTCAGGTTCGTCTGGTGGACCGGTGCCTGCAGCTGCACGGCGGCTATGGCTACATGCGCGAATACCCGATCGCCCGGGCGTTCCTGGACTCCCGGATCCAGACGATTTACGGCGGCACCACCGAAATCATGAAGGAGATCATCGGTCGCAGTCTGGGGGTCTAGCTGGTCCGACACGCCGTCGCCGCAGGTGGCGATATCCCACGAGTTCGCCGACAACTGTCGCAGAGTTGACGAACACGATACTTTCGTGGGGTTTTGCACGACTTCCGGGAGGACCGAATGACCAGGCAGCGAACCCGACTCGGCAGCTTTGCCGGGCGGGCGGCAGCAGTGCTGGTAAGTGCCGGGCTGATGGCCGCGACGGTGCTGCTGGCGCCGCAGGCGTCGGCGACACCGGAAGGCGATGCCGATGCGGCGATCACCGCCGCGTGGGAGACCGCCGGCGGCGGCGCGGAGGGGCCGCTGGGTCCCAAGGACGGCGGTGTCTATCCGGCGGGACCGGGCTTCGGCCAGAACTTCGCCGGCGGCAAGATCTTCTTCACGCCGCAGACCGGCGCCCACATCATGTCCGGGGCCATCCTGGAGAAGTACGAATCCCTGGGTGGTCCCACCGGTGACCTGGGCTTCCCGACCATCGACGAGGGGCCCGGCCGGGCGGCCGACAGCCGCAACGTGACATTCAACGCGCCGGACAACCCGGTGATCTTCTGGACGCCGGGCACCGGTGCGCGGGTGGTGCGCGGTGCCATCAACAGCGCCTGGGATGCCTTGGGAGGTTCGGCCGGCGTGCTGGGCGTGCCCGCCGACGACGAGACCACCGACGGCGATGTCGTATCGCAGAAGTTCACCGGCGGCCAGATTTCCTGGGATCGCAAGACGCGGGTCTTCACGACCACGCCGCCCGAGCTGGCCGGTCAGCTCGGCGCGGTGCAGGTGCCCTCTGATGCGGCATCGGCCATCGCTGCGGCACGACGGGCTGCCGGTGGTGAGCTCGGCCCACTCGGTGCCGAAGAGGGAGCCCAGTACGCGATCGGCGCCGACGGTGTCGGTCAGAACTATGCCGGCGGCAAGATCTTCTACAGTCCGGCCACCGGCGCCAACGTGGTGACCGGCCAGATCCTGGCCAAGTACG
This DNA window, taken from Mycolicibacterium neoaurum, encodes the following:
- a CDS encoding acyl-CoA dehydrogenase family protein; its protein translation is MGAVKYDRTLFEPEHDLFRESYRAFLERHAAPFREEWEKAKIVDREVWREAGKQGFLGMAVPEEYGGGGNPDFRYNVVVTEETSAGRHSGLGFTLQNDVIAPYLIELTTEEQKQRWLPGFCSGELITAIAMTEPGTGSDLQGIKARAVRDGDHYVLNGSKTFITNGIHADLVIVVACTDPDKGAQGFSLLVVERGMEGFERGRHLDKIGLEAQDTAELSFTDVRVPVENLLGQEGMGFLYLMQNLPQERISIAIMAAAAMESALEETLQYTKERKAFGKPIGSFQNSRFLLAELATEATAIRVMVDEFIKLHLDRKLTVEQAAMAKWFSTEAQVRLVDRCLQLHGGYGYMREYPIARAFLDSRIQTIYGGTTEIMKEIIGRSLGV
- a CDS encoding TetR/AcrR family transcriptional regulator produces the protein MTTADTELPDYKRARRAQIVGAALDLLKSQDYEHIQMRDVADHARVALGTLYRYFSSKEHVYAAVLMQWAQPVFAAAEADLPATEQQVREKMRGIITSFERRPAFFKVCMLLQNTTDANARDLMDRFATVAQRTLATDFASMGEQESADTAIMAWGIISTMLSASILRDLPMADTYRVVDAFVDLIGPRLSSGASEATGAGRD
- a CDS encoding molybdopterin-dependent oxidoreductase, translated to MPRSSLAHWGHFSADVVDGEITAVTPALGDADPSPLLGNLPGSLRHRSRITGPAVRAGWLRDGPGPSERRGADEFIAVSWPELTELLADELRRVIDAHGNEAIYGGSYGWASAGRFHHAQSQVHRFLKLLGGYTSSRHSYSLGATGVIMPRVVGTHDDLFKRSTSWDVIVEHTDLLVAFGGLALKNTGINHGGTSAHPARDALRRLRDRGGRIVSFSPLRDDVEGECEWHAPVPGTDVAIMLGLAHVLATEGLADREFLEGYCTGYDRFERYLLGTDGGVPKTPAWAAEISGLSAADITALAHRMAAGRTLVTVSWSLQRIRHGEQAPWMGLTLAAMLGQIGVPGAGFGHGYGSMNEPGLPPLRQPLPVLPQGANRVHTFIPVAAVSDMLLHPGEPFDYNGRRLNYPDIRLVYWAGGNPFHHHQNIGRLRRALAKPDTVVVHDPYWTAMAKHADIVVPSTTAYERDDYSGSKNDPLLVAMPALAEPYAQSRDDYTTFAELAERLGVGEQFTEGRTVRQWLRHMYETWSAGLDFAVPTFDQFWSDGQLRLPTESGLTLLADYRADPRTHPLHTPSGRIEIFSADIDGFGYADCVGHPAWFEPTEWLGGRRAADYPLHLLANQPSSRLHSQLDIGAVSRGSKVADREPIRIHPTDAAERGLADGDVVRVFNDRGACLAGVVIDADIRPKVVQLATGAWYDPLDPTDPDSLCVHGNPNVLTEDVGTSSLAQGCTGAHVLVEVQRYGQPLPPVRAHEPPVLRQSRPAPVASLAPLDSRGPIRSTNASTTR